A single Chlamydia suis DNA region contains:
- the lepB gene encoding signal peptidase I: MTSNYMSRLYSLNKSRRILHSSYKLLKSKKMLSYPDSQKELLETLKLLEEAILDQNREDASLFAKRAQDIQKRFPRSKIRATFDLIYALTCAAVLAFLIRQFWFELYEVPTGSMRPTILEQDRILVSKTTFGLRPPFSNKNIGFTPDAITRGELVVFTVGNLPIPNADTKYFGIIPGKKRYIKRCMGKPGDTLYFYGGKIYGIDRNGTPITPKNTETLYHVPYISFDGTTEIFARSEGQTDVIFNQFHAPCGKISLPQQSPYGQFFYKDTWHNDTPHALKNPHAEPLSYADLFGMKNFAMVRILTKKQAALTHVLSSPFADTYLEIAHTPNVSYPHPHLRPFETQLIPTIEPMKTLLPLRKEHIHLIRNNLTTSRFSVIEGYAYKYQPTPIDTSGIARMFALPMPNVPDGCYEFSKGDVFSIHMGGFRTKLKQPHPLTQLSDSQVIDLFNCGISFHTIYIPKNPQCAPFPNRYAFFNQGNLFVMDSPVFIDSDPSLQKFILAEKEKELLSSEEKPYIAFIDRGPPPESTEEFVSFITNFGLKIPEGHVLVLGDNCPMSADSRDFGFVPVENLLGSPIAIFWPMNRIGLLASSITPLSLPGYLVNGLALGVLIYFMGVWYYRKNHRLFP; this comes from the coding sequence ATAACGAGCAATTACATGAGTCGCTTATATTCCTTGAATAAGAGTCGTCGCATTCTTCATTCCTCTTATAAACTGCTGAAAAGCAAGAAAATGCTCTCTTATCCAGACTCTCAAAAAGAATTGCTGGAAACCTTAAAATTGCTCGAAGAAGCCATTTTAGATCAAAATAGAGAAGATGCCTCTCTTTTCGCCAAGCGAGCTCAAGATATTCAAAAAAGATTCCCGCGCTCAAAAATACGCGCAACTTTTGATTTGATTTATGCCTTGACTTGTGCAGCTGTCCTAGCTTTTTTGATCCGTCAGTTCTGGTTTGAGCTATACGAGGTTCCCACCGGCTCTATGCGGCCTACGATTCTTGAGCAAGACCGCATTCTTGTCTCTAAAACTACATTTGGACTCCGCCCACCTTTTAGTAATAAAAACATTGGTTTTACACCAGACGCAATTACCCGAGGAGAGCTTGTTGTCTTTACTGTAGGAAATCTCCCTATCCCCAACGCAGACACCAAATATTTCGGAATCATTCCCGGGAAAAAACGATATATAAAACGATGTATGGGTAAACCAGGAGATACATTATATTTTTATGGAGGCAAAATTTACGGGATAGATCGCAATGGAACTCCCATCACCCCTAAAAACACAGAAACCCTTTACCACGTCCCCTACATCTCTTTCGATGGCACTACAGAAATCTTCGCGCGTTCTGAGGGACAAACGGATGTAATTTTTAATCAATTCCATGCTCCCTGCGGCAAAATTTCCTTGCCTCAACAATCTCCTTATGGACAATTTTTCTATAAGGATACTTGGCACAACGACACTCCCCACGCTTTGAAAAATCCCCATGCCGAGCCTTTAAGCTATGCCGACCTTTTTGGCATGAAAAATTTTGCCATGGTACGCATTCTCACCAAAAAACAGGCAGCACTTACCCACGTCCTCTCTTCTCCTTTTGCAGACACCTATTTGGAGATCGCTCATACACCCAACGTCTCCTATCCTCATCCGCACTTACGGCCGTTCGAAACACAACTGATTCCTACTATCGAACCGATGAAGACCTTGCTCCCCTTAAGAAAGGAGCACATCCATTTGATTCGTAATAACCTTACAACATCTCGGTTCTCTGTAATTGAAGGATACGCCTATAAATATCAACCAACCCCTATTGACACTTCTGGCATAGCGAGAATGTTTGCCCTTCCCATGCCCAACGTTCCAGATGGCTGTTATGAGTTTTCTAAGGGAGATGTATTTAGTATTCATATGGGGGGCTTCCGAACGAAGCTAAAACAACCGCATCCTCTGACGCAGTTAAGCGATTCTCAGGTTATTGATTTATTCAATTGCGGGATTAGTTTTCACACCATCTATATTCCGAAAAACCCTCAATGTGCGCCTTTCCCAAATCGTTATGCCTTTTTCAATCAAGGCAACTTGTTTGTTATGGACTCTCCTGTTTTCATCGACAGCGATCCCTCCTTGCAAAAATTTATCTTAGCGGAGAAAGAAAAAGAGCTCCTATCTTCTGAAGAAAAACCTTATATCGCCTTCATTGATAGAGGCCCTCCTCCAGAATCTACAGAAGAGTTTGTTTCTTTTATCACTAACTTCGGACTTAAAATCCCAGAAGGCCATGTGCTTGTTTTAGGAGATAATTGCCCTATGAGCGCAGATAGCCGCGATTTCGGATTTGTCCCTGTAGAAAACCTTTTAGGATCTCCAATAGCTATTTTTTGGCCCATGAACCGGATAGGGTTGCTAGCTTCCAGCATTACCCCTTTAAGCTTGCCAGGATACCTTGTTAATGGACTCGCCCTGGGAGTGCTTATATATTTTATGGGAGTGTGGTACTACCGAAAGAACCATCGATTATTCCCATAA
- the ileS gene encoding isoleucine--tRNA ligase has product MDNEDKVSFSAKEEKILAFWKEQDIFQKTLKNREGGPTFSFYDGPPFATGLPHYGHLLASTIKDVVCRYATMDGHYVPRRFGWDCHGVPVEYEVEKSLGLIEPGAIEHFGIANFNEECRKIVFRYVDEWKYFVDRIGRWVDFSATWKTMDPTFMESVWWVFHSLYRQGLVYEGTKVVPFSTKLGTPLSNFEAGQNYKEVDDPSVVVKFALQDEPTILLAWTTTPWTLVSNMALAVHPKLTYAHIRDKRSGEEYVLGQESLARWFPDRESYEWIGQLSGDSLVGKSYRPLFSYFQEEQERGAFRILPADFIEESEGTGIVHMAPAFGESDFCVCQEHNVPLVCPVDNQGCYTEKVTDFVGEYIKSADKGIIRRLKSENAVFYQGTIRHRYPFCWRTDSPLIYKAVNSWFVSVEKVKSKMLKANEAIHWTPGHIKHGRFGKWLEGARDWAISRNRYWGTPIPIWRSEDGDVLVVGSIQELEELSGQKVVDLHRHFIDEITIRKDGKVFRRVPYVFDCWFDSGAMPYAQNHYPFERAEETEGRFPADFIAEGLDQTRGWFYTLTVIAAALFDQPAFKNVIVNGIILAEDGNKMSKRLNNYPSPKKIMDTYGADALRLYLLHSVVVKAEDLRFSDKGVEAVLKQVLLPLSNALAFYKTYAELYGFSPNKTQDLELAEIDRWILSSLYSVVGKTREGMAQYDLHTAVSPFVGFIEDLTNWYIRRSRRRFWEAEDSPDRRAAFATLYEVLIVFSKVIAPFIPFTAEDMYQQLRMETDPESVHLCDFPHVVLENILPDLERKMNDIREIVALGHSLRKEHKLKVRQPLQNMYIVGAKERLESLTQAESLIGEELNVKEVHFCSETPQYVTTLVKPNFRSLGKKVGNRLPEIQKALAGLSQEQIQAFVHTGLMVLSLGEETISLDKEDITVSWESSPGFVARSSSSFVAVLDCQLTPFLILEGIAREIVNKINTMRRNEKLHVSDRIAIRLHAPKIVQEAFSRHEEYICEETLTTSVSLIDHKEGEEWDINGHSVSIALKVISR; this is encoded by the coding sequence ATGGATAACGAAGATAAGGTTAGTTTTTCTGCCAAAGAAGAAAAAATTTTAGCTTTTTGGAAAGAGCAAGATATTTTTCAGAAAACGTTAAAAAATCGAGAGGGGGGGCCCACTTTCTCTTTTTATGATGGGCCTCCATTTGCTACGGGCTTGCCTCATTATGGGCATCTATTAGCTAGTACGATTAAAGATGTCGTATGTCGTTATGCTACTATGGATGGGCATTATGTACCTCGGCGTTTTGGCTGGGACTGTCATGGGGTTCCTGTTGAGTATGAGGTAGAAAAATCCTTAGGCTTAATTGAACCTGGAGCTATTGAGCACTTTGGTATAGCTAACTTCAATGAAGAGTGCCGTAAAATCGTTTTCCGATATGTTGATGAGTGGAAATATTTTGTAGATAGAATTGGACGATGGGTAGATTTTTCTGCAACATGGAAGACTATGGACCCCACTTTTATGGAGAGCGTTTGGTGGGTCTTCCATTCTCTTTATCGCCAGGGGTTGGTGTATGAAGGAACAAAGGTTGTTCCTTTTTCCACTAAACTAGGAACCCCGCTATCTAACTTTGAAGCTGGGCAGAACTATAAAGAGGTAGATGATCCTTCCGTTGTTGTAAAGTTTGCTTTGCAAGATGAGCCAACTATTCTTTTGGCATGGACAACTACTCCCTGGACGCTTGTTTCAAATATGGCTTTAGCCGTGCACCCCAAGCTTACCTATGCTCATATTCGAGACAAGAGATCGGGAGAGGAGTACGTTCTTGGGCAAGAGAGTTTAGCTCGTTGGTTCCCTGATCGAGAGTCCTATGAATGGATAGGACAATTGTCGGGGGATAGTCTTGTTGGGAAAAGCTATCGTCCTCTATTTTCTTATTTTCAGGAGGAACAAGAGCGGGGAGCTTTTCGAATTCTTCCTGCCGACTTTATTGAAGAAAGTGAGGGGACAGGGATTGTTCACATGGCCCCAGCTTTTGGAGAATCAGATTTTTGTGTTTGTCAGGAGCATAACGTTCCGTTGGTGTGTCCTGTCGATAATCAAGGATGTTACACTGAAAAAGTAACGGATTTCGTAGGGGAATACATTAAATCTGCGGATAAGGGAATCATTCGGCGCTTGAAGAGCGAAAACGCTGTATTCTATCAAGGAACCATTCGCCACCGTTATCCATTTTGTTGGAGAACAGACTCTCCTTTGATCTACAAAGCGGTCAATTCTTGGTTTGTTTCCGTAGAAAAAGTAAAAAGTAAGATGCTGAAAGCTAATGAAGCCATTCATTGGACTCCCGGGCATATCAAACATGGGCGGTTTGGTAAATGGCTTGAGGGGGCTCGTGATTGGGCGATTAGTAGAAATCGTTACTGGGGAACCCCAATTCCTATTTGGCGTAGCGAAGATGGAGATGTACTCGTTGTTGGGTCCATCCAAGAACTGGAAGAATTATCTGGCCAGAAGGTGGTGGATTTACATCGACATTTTATTGATGAAATAACCATTCGCAAAGATGGAAAGGTTTTCCGTAGAGTTCCCTATGTTTTTGATTGTTGGTTTGATTCTGGAGCAATGCCTTACGCTCAAAATCACTACCCTTTTGAACGAGCTGAAGAAACGGAAGGGCGTTTTCCTGCCGACTTTATTGCGGAAGGCCTCGATCAGACTCGAGGATGGTTTTACACGTTAACCGTAATTGCCGCAGCTCTGTTCGATCAACCGGCTTTTAAGAATGTGATTGTGAATGGAATTATTCTCGCTGAAGATGGGAATAAAATGTCTAAGCGTTTGAATAATTATCCTAGTCCTAAAAAGATCATGGATACATACGGCGCTGACGCTTTGCGTCTGTATTTGCTACATAGCGTCGTTGTTAAAGCAGAAGATTTGCGATTTTCTGATAAAGGGGTAGAGGCTGTACTTAAACAGGTGCTTTTACCTCTGTCTAATGCTTTGGCTTTTTATAAGACTTATGCAGAGCTATATGGTTTTTCCCCAAATAAAACCCAAGATTTGGAGCTAGCTGAGATAGATCGTTGGATTCTTTCTTCTCTGTATAGTGTGGTAGGGAAAACTCGAGAAGGTATGGCACAATATGATTTACATACTGCAGTAAGTCCGTTTGTAGGTTTTATTGAAGATTTAACAAATTGGTATATCCGTCGATCTCGCCGACGTTTCTGGGAAGCAGAAGATTCTCCGGACCGTCGAGCAGCCTTTGCGACTCTCTATGAAGTGCTAATAGTTTTTTCTAAAGTCATCGCTCCGTTTATTCCTTTTACGGCAGAGGATATGTATCAGCAATTACGGATGGAGACAGATCCTGAATCTGTGCACCTGTGCGATTTCCCGCATGTTGTTTTGGAAAACATTCTGCCCGATTTAGAAAGAAAAATGAACGATATTCGGGAGATTGTTGCTTTAGGGCATTCTTTACGTAAAGAGCATAAGCTTAAAGTTCGTCAGCCGCTGCAAAATATGTATATTGTGGGGGCTAAAGAACGACTGGAATCCTTGACTCAAGCAGAATCGTTGATTGGTGAGGAGTTGAATGTTAAGGAAGTGCATTTTTGTTCAGAAACTCCGCAATATGTAACAACTCTTGTAAAACCCAATTTTCGTTCTTTGGGCAAGAAGGTAGGGAATCGGCTCCCTGAAATTCAAAAAGCTTTAGCGGGACTTTCACAAGAGCAGATTCAAGCATTTGTGCATACAGGCCTAATGGTCCTTTCTTTGGGAGAAGAAACGATTTCTTTGGATAAAGAAGACATTACGGTTTCTTGGGAATCTTCGCCAGGGTTCGTAGCTAGAAGCTCTTCCTCTTTTGTAGCGGTTTTGGATTGTCAGTTGACCCCATTCCTGATCTTGGAAGGGATAGCTAGAGAAATCGTCAATAAGATCAATACCATGCGAAGAAACGAGAAGTTACATGTATCGGATCGCATTGCTATCCGTTTACACGCTCCTAAAATTGTTCAAGAGGCGTTTTCACGACATGAGGAGTACATTTGTGAAGAGACGTTAACCACTTCGGTTTCCTTGATTGATCATAAAGAAGGGGAAGAGTGGGACATCAACGGTCATTCTGTCTCAATAGCTCTAAAGGTGATTTCGCGTTGA
- a CDS encoding SH3 domain-containing protein, which produces MLIFALSCGANTCLCAADFSSAKVDASVNDKAAFSPFTGEIKGNRVRLRLAPHTDSFIIKELSKGDYLAVLGESKDYYVVAAPEGMRGYVFRTFVLDNVIEGEKVNVRLEPSTSAPILARLSKGTSVETLGAAQGKWLEIALPKQCVFYVAKNFVKNVGALELYNQKEGQKKLALDLLDSAMNFASAELQKKVEDIDLDAIYKKMNLAQAEEFKDVPGLQPMVQKALERVQEAFLAKSLEKNVQKPQEAQHKIVEEAIASSSLEVPVLTAVEEAKVSDTPPVAADPIQDLGSVKGSLLSHYIRKKECVKTSPVLEGRESLERSLYEIWVSLQPEESRAGLTMESFYRDEQRKKRVLTGELEVYPHVVKNNPGDYLLKDGENVLAFVYATNIDLSKWLGKRVVLECVSRPNNHFAFPAYIVLAIKDGA; this is translated from the coding sequence ATGCTCATTTTCGCCCTTTCTTGTGGGGCAAACACCTGCTTGTGTGCTGCGGATTTTTCCAGTGCGAAAGTTGATGCTTCAGTTAATGATAAAGCGGCTTTTTCTCCGTTTACAGGAGAAATTAAAGGAAATCGTGTGCGATTGCGTCTGGCTCCACACACGGATAGTTTTATCATTAAGGAGTTGTCTAAAGGCGACTATCTGGCTGTTTTAGGAGAAAGTAAAGATTATTATGTAGTGGCTGCCCCTGAAGGGATGCGGGGTTATGTATTTCGAACGTTCGTTTTAGATAATGTCATTGAAGGAGAAAAGGTCAACGTTCGTTTGGAACCATCGACCTCGGCTCCTATTCTAGCAAGATTATCTAAGGGGACTAGTGTGGAAACCTTGGGTGCTGCTCAGGGAAAATGGCTGGAAATAGCTCTCCCAAAACAGTGCGTCTTTTATGTGGCTAAAAATTTTGTCAAAAATGTTGGCGCCTTAGAACTGTATAATCAAAAAGAAGGACAGAAAAAACTCGCTTTAGATTTATTAGATTCTGCCATGAATTTTGCTAGTGCTGAGCTACAAAAAAAGGTAGAAGATATTGATTTGGATGCTATCTATAAAAAAATGAATCTGGCTCAGGCAGAAGAGTTTAAAGATGTTCCGGGGTTGCAGCCTATGGTGCAAAAGGCCTTGGAAAGAGTGCAGGAGGCTTTTCTCGCTAAATCCCTAGAAAAGAATGTTCAGAAGCCGCAGGAAGCGCAACATAAAATTGTAGAAGAGGCGATAGCCTCCTCTTCTTTAGAGGTTCCGGTATTGACAGCCGTTGAGGAGGCGAAGGTCTCAGACACTCCGCCTGTTGCGGCAGATCCTATTCAAGATTTGGGCTCTGTAAAGGGTTCGTTGTTGTCTCATTACATTCGTAAAAAAGAGTGTGTGAAGACGTCTCCCGTCTTAGAAGGTAGAGAGAGTCTTGAGCGATCTTTGTATGAGATTTGGGTGAGCCTTCAGCCAGAAGAGAGTCGAGCTGGGCTGACCATGGAATCTTTTTATAGGGATGAGCAGAGGAAAAAACGTGTCCTGACTGGAGAGCTCGAGGTGTATCCTCATGTCGTTAAAAATAATCCCGGAGATTATCTTTTGAAAGACGGGGAGAATGTGCTGGCTTTTGTCTATGCCACAAATATTGATCTAAGCAAATGGCTAGGAAAACGTGTAGTTTTAGAGTGCGTTTCCAGACCTAACAACCATTTTGCCTTCCCAGCCTATATTGTTTTGGCTATCAAAGATGGTGCTTAA
- a CDS encoding PhoH family protein, giving the protein MKKTSVIDTSVFIYDPEALSSLSNTRIIIPFTVIEELESCAKFRDESGKNASRALGNIRLLLEQSDKSATGQIFLKNGSELCIEVSPLANFSTNEKPKKHLTLELLQIISQREPVIFVTKSLSRRVYAEALGIEAKDYENKCVSFRSLYRGHRRLKVSNSSIEYFYKDGSIAFPSDLTPLPSPNEYFFLSGDDENHSALGRYSPKDNKIIALKSLPEKIWGVSPLNREQRCALDLLLRDDIKLVTLMGQAGSGKTVLALAAAMYQVFDKPKYNKLLVSRPIIPMGKDIGFLPGIKEEKLMHWMQPIYDNMEFLFDANNMGDFAETLQSLMETKKLEMEALTYIRGRSLPKVFMIIDEAQNLTPHEIKTIISRAGKGTKIVLTGDPTQIDSLYFDENSNGLTYLVGKFHHLSLYGHMFMTRTERSELAAAAATIL; this is encoded by the coding sequence ATGAAAAAAACCTCCGTTATTGACACCAGTGTTTTTATTTACGATCCAGAGGCCCTCTCCTCTTTATCTAACACTCGTATCATTATCCCTTTTACAGTAATCGAAGAGTTAGAGTCTTGCGCCAAATTTCGTGACGAATCTGGAAAAAACGCTTCTCGAGCATTAGGAAACATTCGTCTGCTACTGGAACAATCAGACAAATCCGCTACAGGCCAGATTTTTTTAAAAAACGGCAGCGAGTTATGCATTGAGGTTTCTCCTTTAGCAAATTTTTCCACCAATGAAAAACCTAAAAAACACCTCACTCTAGAATTATTACAAATCATTTCCCAACGAGAACCCGTAATTTTCGTAACCAAAAGCCTGAGCCGAAGGGTGTACGCAGAGGCTTTAGGTATTGAGGCTAAAGACTACGAAAACAAATGCGTCTCCTTCCGCTCTCTCTATCGTGGCCACAGAAGACTTAAGGTATCAAACAGCTCTATAGAATATTTTTACAAAGACGGCTCGATAGCCTTCCCCTCAGATCTTACTCCCTTACCCTCCCCCAACGAATACTTCTTCCTTTCAGGAGATGACGAAAACCACTCTGCCCTCGGTCGTTATAGCCCTAAAGACAATAAAATCATTGCTCTAAAATCCCTTCCAGAGAAAATTTGGGGAGTGAGTCCTCTAAATAGAGAGCAACGCTGCGCGCTAGATCTACTACTAAGGGATGACATCAAACTCGTTACCTTGATGGGACAGGCTGGGTCCGGTAAAACAGTCCTGGCTTTAGCCGCCGCTATGTATCAAGTTTTCGACAAGCCTAAATACAACAAACTTCTGGTTAGCAGACCCATTATTCCAATGGGGAAAGACATCGGATTTCTTCCTGGAATAAAAGAAGAAAAGTTGATGCACTGGATGCAACCCATTTATGATAATATGGAGTTTCTGTTCGACGCTAATAATATGGGAGACTTCGCAGAAACCCTGCAAAGTTTGATGGAGACCAAAAAGCTAGAGATGGAAGCACTCACCTATATCCGAGGACGCTCCTTACCCAAAGTATTCATGATCATTGATGAAGCACAAAACCTCACTCCACACGAAATCAAAACTATTATCTCGCGAGCAGGGAAAGGCACAAAAATTGTTTTAACAGGAGACCCTACTCAGATAGACAGCTTGTATTTCGACGAAAACTCCAATGGTCTTACCTATCTTGTGGGAAAATTTCATCATTTATCTCTATACGGACACATGTTCATGACTCGAACAGAACGTTCCGAGCTTGCTGCCGCAGCTGCAACCATTCTTTGA